In the genome of Nitrospira sp., the window TGCCGATCATGAGAAAGAACGATGCAAACACAAAAATGATGGAACCGACCAAGACGCCCTTGTTTTCCACGGACACCTCTACAACTTGGAGGAATTACCGATAAGACGCCGATTTCACACCCTGTTCCGATGCCGCCTTCCGGGCAGCGCGCACATCGAGCAGCATGGAAATCTGGACGCCAAGGAAGCCACCCATTGCCGCTCCTGCTCCGCCACCGACCCACACCCGCTCCACCCCGGCCAACATCCAGGCCAACGCGCCACCCAGCACCGTCCCAATCAGAATACTGATGAGAAATCGACGCCCACCGAGAAAGCCGATCACCACCCCGAGAACAAGTCCAACAGTTATGGCAACGGGCATCAGCCCACCACCCAAGGTCAGCCCGATCAGAGTACCGACGGTACCCATCACGGTCATTCCTAGGGCAATATCAAACGCTTTGCTCCTCGCCATCGCATCGATCTTTCATGGATCGAAAAGACGGATCGCTACTTGGCCGGAACGGCAATCAGCGGACCAAAATCGATTTCAACACCAGGTGTCGCGATAATGGATATGCCCCAAGCCTTCTCCGCCGGCTCATGCTTGTGAATCCGCTTGAAGTCCTCGTACACATTCACGCGCTCCTCAAACCATTGCCCGATCTCCTTCGTTCCAGTTTGGACGACAATCTCGGAGCCGCTAAACATGCCGCCTTCCGTTAAGGTGCCTTCCGGTTTCGACTCGCTCCACACATATTTCGTGAAGACCGGGATAAAGAGGAGATCGGTATCGAGAGAAGCATAGACCGCGGCCAGCGGTTCAGTTCCGGTCGTTGCTTTGATGAGACGCCAGCGCCAGGTCAAAATTGGATAGGCCTTGGGATCCCAGTCGATTTTTTTCTTCTTGATGCGCTGACCGGCATCTTTCGCCGACAGAAAATTCGTGCCGTACTCCGACCGTACCTTGTAGGCTTCACGGCCTTTCGATTGACTTCGCTGGTTTTCGTGATCCCACTGCGAAGGAAACCCATCTTCTTCCTTCGTCTGAAAATCTTCCAGGACTAATGGTTGCCCTTGGGCAAATGCGGATGGCTGCCACATGCCAAGGCTCATCGACAGGCTGAGAACGATTGCGGCACAATGCAGAGCCCGACGCTTCATATCCTTCATTCCCTTTCTATGTTTCTTGCGATGGGATCGGCGTGAGGAGGGGAGTTCGTTTGTCGTGGAATTCCTCACCCATCACCGGCTGCTGTCCTCTCTCGCACATCCAAAACAGTGCGAGGACCGCCGCCCAAAACACCACCATATTCAGCGTGACCATTTTCGTAGCGAATTGAAGGTCCGGGGTGAAGGCCCATGGTGAAACATCGGCCATCACTTCACTGACATGCCAAGACAGGCGTCCCGATGAGCGAATGTACCCCATCAACCCCATAACCCAACTAAAGGATGCCGCTAACCCGAACAAGCCCACCATGCCGCGCAGCGGGATTTTCCCCCACTGAATGGGGCCATGCACCACCGCTCCTTTAAGCATGAGGCGATTGATCACCACTCCAACAAGGACCACGGTCAACGTGGTGAGCGCTTGGGGACCTGAAAGACCGACCCGAACCTTTGCCGGTAAATAGAAGCCATAGACAGACAGCCAGATGATGTTCAACGCACCCACCACGTATAGTATCGCAATGAGGGCGTTTCCAGTCCTGACCCATGAGATGGTCATGGTTCGATTCGCTCGGCGATAGTACAAAAAGCTGAGCGCAGTGACGAGAATCATAATGTTAACGGCACCATTTTTGGCCGACATGACTCCGTAGTTGCCGACCACGGGATGCTGAGCGCCTCCCATCGCCTTCATTTCACTCGCAGACATCAACAGGGTGTGCGGTGTCAGCCAAATAAAGAGCGCCAGCATCAACAGGCTCAACAAGAGCTGATAGTAAGGCTGATAGCGTTCGCCCCCTTTGATTCGAGCCATACTCTGCCAGAGGTAGTAGTTGATCCCCAGGAATAAGACACCGATCAAGAGTGCCTGGACCACAAACAGCCATGTGAGCAACCCACCCATCATCGTCACACCCATCGTCTGGCGAAACATGAACACCGACTTCATCAACCAGTAGCCGGCAATGGGCATGGGCATGAGCGCGCAGACCGTGACAAACAAGAAGACGTATCCGACCCAATCGAAATAGGCTCGCTCCTCGTCGGTCTTGCTCGTAAAAAACCGATAACAGGCATAGGCCAGCACGACCGCGCCACCGGACATGATGTCCGCGAGGAAGCGATGAACATTGAGCGGGTTCCAGAGGGCAGAATGGAGCAGGTGCCAGGTATTCCCCAAGAACCGCCCCTGCGCATCCACCCCTGCCGGCGACATCATGAAGGCAGACCAAGAGTTTACCAGCGTCAGCAACGCTGTCCCCACAATATTCGTCAGGATGCCGATCGCCGCGTGGATCCATTTCATGCCGCGATCCGTCATCCGATTCCACCCGTAGTAATAGACGATCAGCAGCAGCGTCTCCCCGAGGAACACGGCAGCGTAGGCCGGCATGAAGCCCTTGAACGTCCCGCCCATATAGGTCATGAAACTGGGGTACAGCGTGATGAACATCGTCAACATCGTACTGCCGATGAGCGCCGTCACCGACAGTGCCAAAACCGCCACCTTCGCCAGATCTCTCGCCAGACCGTCGTAGCGAAGGGCCAAGGCCGGCTTCTTCGTTGTCAAACCCAGGAACTCGAGCAGCGCGCAAAATAAAGGAAGAGCGAGCACGAAACCACCGAAGTAGGTATGTTGCTGTGTCACGAACCACACCAGCAACCGACTGTCCAAGGAGCCGATTCGCGGATAAGCCGTCTCATGCGGCGCAGGAGCCGCCGGTCCTTGTGGAGTCCCCTCAGTGCCGAAATACACATCCGTCGAAGATTCCGCAAATGACGGTTCGGGCCCGTTCCACACGCATCCAATGACAATCGCGACCATCGCGATACAGATCGCACCACTGATCGAGAAGCGTTTCAACCGGAATCCTTGCCCCATATACCTACCCCTTCATTCCAGCCTTGCCGATTGCCAACTCCTCAGCCGCACCGTCGGCACTGACCGGTTTTCCAAGAATTCCCATCACAAACGGACAACGCAACATTCCACTCGATAGTTGCGGAGCATGATCATCCTCCACATGGCGACGATCGCCCAGATAATACCCATACAAGCCCATCACCGCCGTCACCAACGCACCCATCACGGCGGCTGAGACCCGCGTAATCGTCGGCTGCTTCGCGACAAATAACAACAGTCCCATCGCCACGAGGTAATAGGTCGAAGCAAAGGCCATCCCAGGCCACCACCAATACTTCAGCAATTCTCCCGGTGCGGTCTGACGGAGAGTGCGAGTCCACGATGTAGATGGGTAGAGCCCGCCGAAATAGGCGCAGAGAGCGAGGCCACCGCCGAGGACCGTCACACTCAACAATTGAGCCAACGCGGCTCCTTGAACATCGGCGATGGCAATCCCCGACAACGATGCAATCGCCCCCATACCAAGACCAACCACAACCCAAGGTCCCAATTGCCCGGCCCTACGCTGCACCAAGGCACGAAGTTGCTCGCCATCAGGGAACGTGAGAAATGGCCGTCCCAACAGGGAGAGCTTACGTACATGTCCGATCTCAAACGCATCGCGCGCGACCGCCGTGCATGAAATGATGATCGCCATCATGGCAGGCCCATCAGGATGTTGGAGATAATCGTAATGCATGATCCACAGCAGGGTTAGCACCAACAGAGAGAGCTGAATGCCATAGATGGCACCGATCCAGCCGGCAAGCCAGCTGATGAGACGCACTCCATCTTGGTGGATAATGACGGACCACGGGGCAGACCGGCCGGCTCGATAGGCCAGGACCGAGGTGACCGTTGCCACCAGACCGCTGACCGTCAACAGTACAAGAGGATCTGCGATTGGAACGAGATGCTTGACGAGGCGATACACCCCGAACGCGATCAGTCCCGGGACCAACATCACGATCCGTTTCTGTTTGCGCACGGCCGCTTCCGTGACCGCCAAACTTAAACTCGGAAGCACCCGCAAGGCCATCCGATGCAACATGATGTTCAAGACTGAGGCAAGAGGACGACGGACTCAGCCGAGGGAATGGCCGGTTTCATTCATTGTCCCTTCTCAGCACTCAGTTTTCAGTCCTCAGCCTTCATTGCTATTTGGAAGAACCCATCCCAAAATACTTCGCCTTCACTTCTTCCATCAGAGACACGGTAATCTGCGACATTCCTCGATCCGCCGCGGTTCGCTCAAGTTCGATCCGAGCCATGGCGCGAACCGGAGCCGGCACTCGTTCCAACCGCCGCTCCGTCTCAAGGTCCCATTCAATTCGCTCTCCGATTGTTGGACGCAACAACGCATCGTATGTGACCACCGATGAACCGCGCTGACGAACATCTTGCTCCACATCTTTCTCAACAAGCGTTGCGATATAGGGCGGCATGCGATCCAGCCGGTGCAATGCCTCATCAGTCCACATCAATCGATCGACAAGTCCCTGCGTCTGTCCCTCCGGCACGTCGATGCCGATTTTCAGGCCACAGCCCTTGCATTCCGACCGGATGAACCATTGAGACGCACCGGTTTCGCCGGCACGTTCTTCAATCCCTTCCGCATGCATCCATCGACCACAGCCGCAGGTCAGCATCTTAATAGGCTACCCAATCTTCCCTGGATAAAGAATATAGAGCATGGTGTAGGTAAAACTCCCCGTGACAAACAAGACACAGTAAATGACCATCGTGAACCGACCGAGCGCGCGATGCCGCCGGGCGCCATTGGGCCAAATCCGTTGAATGGTCATTTCAATCGCGAACACAAATGCGACCACCATGAGAAATGCCAGGTACACTTCCAACTTGCGCATTGAAAAACCGGCGGTCGCCACACGCGAGAAAAATAACCCGAGCACCACTACGGCAATTCCGCTGAAGATGAGCCCGATCTTCTTCCAGGTCGTGAGCAGCCGTGCTTCCCGGAGAGACCGCGCTCCGGAAAGAAACTGTTGGGAGCGAAAGCCCAATACAATCATGTACACCGCCATGATCAGGCCGATGATGACCAGAATGATGTGGAGCGTGAGCACCGGAATAAACACGTAATCATAGAGCGATTGGGAACCGCCAAATCCTTCTTTTCCCTCGACGGCCAGTACGCCGAGCTGTCGGAAGAGATAGTACGCGATGAAGAAGCTGAGCATCGAAATCATTCCCCCAAACATCAACCAATGATGCGCATCGGCGTTTCGCTTGCGGGCTTGGAACCATCCCAGGATGAAGAGGCTGGTAAAGAGTGTGGCCATCAACTGGCTTAAGTCCGCTCCGGTCGTGGCATGAGTCCCAAAGAACCCTGGCTCTCGTAACCAATCCATCGCTACATCCTTCGTCGCTCGTATCTCGCGAAGCGTACCTCGCAATTCGGTCCGCGCTTTGCGAGCCGCACTTCACACTTCACGGCTTACGTCTTTACACCTTGGACCACGGCCGTCTTTTCTAATTCCACGACAGAGCCAAATCCCGCCTTGGTCAGCCATTGAACCGCATCGCTTATTCTGTAGCAACCGCCGCTCTGCGTGTTCACGAGTATATGGACTGCAAATGCCGTCGTCCAAGCCGGACCGGTGCCGGTTTGGTCCAGAAATCGATCCTTAATGATCAACCGCCCCTCTGGCGCCAGTGATGCGAAGGCCTTCTTGACCAGATCCTGATTCATCTGGAACGTTTGATAGTGAAGAATATCCGACATCAGGACCACATCGTACGGTCCCCCGAATTGATCTCTATTGAAATCACCAGGATGCAGCGTGATTCGTGATTCTAAGCCTGCTTCCTTGACTGTTTTTTCCGTTACCTTCAATGTAACCGGCAGATCAAAAACAGTTGCACGCAATTCAGAGTACACCTGACAAAAGGCGATGGCGTTGGTTCCTGCGCCACCGCCCAGATCCAACAGCCGTTCGTTCCCCACGAGATTCAGCCGTTTAGCAAGATCGGGTCCGCTTTGCTGTCCAATGCGATTGAGCACGGCCAACACGTTGCTTCCCAATTCCGGATCGGTCTCGAAGACGTGCCGATCGACTGCCCGTCGCCCCGTTCGAATCGTATCTTCCAATTGCCCCCAATTATTCCACTCCGCATCGTGCAAGAGGAGCAGATGACCGACGTACTGGTCCGAATGCCGGACGAGGTGCTTCAGTGCCGTCGAAGAGTTGCCATACAAGTCGCCCTCCTTTGACAATAACTTCATCGCAACGAGGGCGTTCAACAAGAGACAGAGGGTCGGTTCATCAGCCTGAAGTCGACTCGCGACATCCTTGGCTGTTCTCGGTTTGTCGTCTATGGTGGAAAACAGGTCCAGCTTCACGGCCGTCAAAAGGATTTTGGTCTCCCAATAGTAGCCAAGCTGGAACACTTCCGCGAGTGAGAGTTCTCTTGACACACCAACCCCCTCGAGCATAGAGCTCTGAATCTCAGGATCTTACCTAGATCGGAAAGTAAAAGACAAGGCGCTGAACTCTCTATCGGTGACTGTCGGTGACCAAGAAGGTGGCCCAATAATTAGCGCCGCCTTGATCTTCGGCCGATGTCCAGGCGATACAGTTCCACGAGAAGAGCCTGACCTTGGCCGGGACGATTCTTCTCATGAAGCTGAAATACGGGTAGCGCATTCTCCTTGGTCTGGAAGCCCGTGGAGAGAACTCTCTCGACCATAGGGACTTTACCAGTGGACAACTTCGTCGAGCGCACGTATGTTTCATACATAACACACCGTAAGGTCTGTACACGTGTTTCTGAGTTGACCTAGCGCTGACCGGCGCATGAACAATCAGGAAGGGGCATGGCACGAAAAGCTGACAGCCCTGACCGAAGGAGTTTCGATCCGAATGACAGCGACTTCCACATCAGAGCGAAAGATCCTGATCCGTCGTGGATTGGTCGAAGTTCCTCGAAGATGTCCGCTCAAACGCGAAGAGGGGTGTCTGCGATCTCACGCCGGCAGTTTCTTCGCTTTTCTTCGCTGATCGCCGTCCCGCTCTCAATCACCGTCCCCTCCACAGCTCCAGGCGAAACTTCACCCTTCCAGCCGTCTGATGATCGGGAACGCCGGTCGTCGGATCTCGGTGATCCTCGTGTCGGGAGTAGCTTGGCCAACGCCGTGGTCATCAAGAACGGCAACGTGTGCTTTGTCGCGGACGCGGACGGCATGGTGCCACTGACCGGTGGACATGGGTTCGGCTTGTATTATCATGATTGCCGGTTCCTCAGTGGATACGTCGTTCGGTTGGCCGGCAAGCTTCCGGTCGCCCTGAGCAGTGCGGCTGCGTGCCCTGTTCTTGCAAAGTTCGAGTTGACGAATCCGCGAGTCAGGACATCCGACGGCGAGGTCCTCTGCCAGGATGCGATTGGAATTGCGTGGCAGCGTGTCGTCGATGACGCGCGACCAGCCCTACATGACCGGTTCCTCATCAAGAATTTCGGGCGACGACGAGCGGAATTTCTGCTCTCATTCTCCTTTCGGGCTGCTTTCGAGGATGTCTATGACGTGCGCGATGCGTTGTCGCGGACATTGGGAGTTCTACACCCACCTACGTGGCGGAACGGCGTGCTGGGTTTTTTGTATGAAGGCAAAGATGGGTTCTACCGAAGCCTGGGCATCCAGTTTTCGCCATCCGTGGAAGTGACAGGCGCCCAGACCGCGCACATTCCGATCATGCTTGAGCCGAAGGAAAGTACGGACTTGCGTGTGTCACTCCTCTTGGCGGAGTCTCGAGATCCACATGATGCGCAAGCGAGCGTGCGGCGGCCATCGCTTCCGGAAAAGCCGGACTCCGAGGTTCCCCAGGCCTCGGCGGTCTGGTCCAGCACGCTCCCACGGATCATCAGCGACAATCTGGTGTTGAACAAAGTCATCGCGCGCTCATTCGTCAATCTTGGACTGCTGCGGAGCCAGATCGACCACCTCACGTTCTTTGCCGCCGGCACGCCCTGGTTCGCGACCTTGTTCGGAAGGGATAGTCTCATCGCTGCGTTGCAGACGCTCGCCTACGATCCGAGCGTGGCCGAGCAGACGTTGCGTCTGCTGGCGAAGTATCAGGGCCGGCAGGAAAATTCATGGCGAGACGAAGAGCCGGGCAAGATCCTCCACGAACTACGCATGGGAGAGATGGCCCGTCTCGGCCTCATTCCACAGACCCCTTACTACGGATCGATCGATGCGACGCCGCTGTTTCTCATTCTGATTGGGCGCCATGCCGCCTGGACCGGCAGCCTAGACCTGTTTCACGAGTTGCAAGACTCCGTTGACCGGGCGCTCGTATGGCTTGAGACCACCGCGCATCGATACGGTCACGGCTATCTCGCATACATGTGCCGGTCGGAACAGTCGTCAGCTAATCAGGGATGGAAACCGCTGGATAATCAGGGATGGAAGGATTCCGGCGAGGCCATCGTTAATACGGACGACAGCCTCGCCGCTCCGCCCATCGCGCTTGTTGAGGTGCAAGGCTATGTCTACCGGGCCAAGCTTGCGGTTGCGCAATTATACGAGCGTGCCCGCGACGTGACACGCGCTGCCCGGCTTCGACGAGAAGCCTCTGATCTCCGTGCTCGGTTCAACAGGGACTTTTGGATAGCGGAGCGCGGATTTTACGCCATGGCTTTGCAAGGAGACGGGCGGCCCGCAGCCGTGATCTCATCGAACCCGGGACAAGCCCTCTGGAGCGGGATCGTGGAGGAGAACAAGGCAAAGCGCACGGTGGATCGGCTCATGTCCGACGAAATGTTCAGCGGCTGGGGGATCCGTACACTCTCGGAGAGGGAGCAGGCCTACAACCCGCTGGGCTATCACATCGGCAGCGTGTGGCCGCACGACAATTCTTTGATCGCGATGGGATTCAGGCGTTACGGCTACGATCAGGCAGCCTGCCGGGTGTTCGACGGGCTATTGGAAGCAGCCATGCATTTCAAATCCTATCGGCTACCCGAGCTGTTCGCAGGGTTCAGCCGCAGCGAGTACGAGGTGCCGGTCCCGTATGCCGCCGCCAATCCGCCGCAGGCCTGGGCGGCAGGAGCCGTCCCCTACCTCCTTGAGGCGGTCTTGGGATTGGTTCCCGAAGCGTTCGATCGTCGGCTCCGAATCGTTCGTCCGACGTTACCCAACCCCGTTGATGAACTGCACATTCAAGGGATGGAGGTGGGGCCGGCGCAGGTAGACCTTCGATACGAACGGACCCGGGATGGCACAGTGCACGTCCATGTGCTTAAGGTCGACGGTGCGCTGGATGTGGTCGTGGAGCAAGGCTGAAAACGCGCCAACGCCAGGCGGAGGCTTGGGCCAAAGTCGGAAAGTTGGTACTGAAGATACGGGGTCCGTACTTCACCTTGTACCGCGCAAAAGAGGCGTTGAGCGATCGGAGTCCGGAGGAGTTCGAGCAGCGGGAACTTGATGCCTCATCACCGGGTCTGTTTTCCGGATCTTCCTCAGCCTGACCCTTCTTCGAATTTCCCACGCGACGAGATCAGATTTCCGTTCAAGCTTCTTCCAGCTGGATAGTTTCAACATGGACCTTGGCAACTCCCTGTTCGACAAATCCAAGTTGTTCGGCTGCTCTCCGGCTGAGGTCGATGATCCGCTTCCCAGAATCAGGGTTGTGCCGACTGGGGAAGGGGCCGCGGTCATTCACTCTGACGATGACCGACTTTCCATTTTCGAGATTCGTCACCTGCACGTGAATCGGAAGCGGCAAATACTTATGAGCCGCCGTCAAAGCGTTGGGGTTGAACAGCTCACCGTTGGCCGTCATGTGCCCTCCTGGCTGGCGCCTTGTTTCCTCCCCATACCATGAGGCCCAGCCCGTCTCTTCGTAGGTCTGTGCGTTGACGATGGTCATCGGCACATACTGCTGACCCTTGACGGTGTACGGAGCAGCCTTCACCCGCCCAAGCCTGATCGCCTCCTTGACCGGCAGCCCATCGATGGTCTGGATGTCGTCTCGTATCAATGGATAGTCCAATGGAGCACGCACAACCTCAAAGGTAAACTCCCCGATATGATAGACAAGTTTGGTGGTCTCTTTCGTCAATTCATAGGTACCGCTCACCACCCAGATCGTGCCTTTAACCGTCTTTTTGACGACACGATAGCTAGTCTTGAGAGCCGAGAAAGTCGTCGTAATCACTGAGAAGGACGCCTCAATCACCGAACAGGACGCGAGAGTCAGAATGATGGGAAGTAGGAGCAGTGGCAGGGCGAACCTATTCGGCCGGAGGTGGTCACAAACACTCCCTAAGGTTGAAGAACGGAACTTCATGGCCCTCCTCCCTCGAGGGACCAGTTATCGTCGGCTGTTCTAAAGAGGCAAGGTGATGAATTAAGGATGAAAATGGGCTGGCTCAAACACGAAGGGCAGCGGGTGCTCCGCTGCCCTTCAACTGTACATACGAGAACGAGTCTTGCCTTACTTGATTTCAGCCTTGAGGTTGGCGGTGCCGCCATCGGCCACTTCGACCTCAAACTCTATCTTCTTAGCCTTCCCGGCAAATGGATGCCAGGCGATGACTTTGTGTTTGCCGGCCGGGACATCCTTGATCTCAAAGGAACCATCGTCCTTCACCACGGCAAAATACGGGTTCGACACAGGCAGGAAGAACGACTGCATGAACTCATGCTGGTCGCACTGTAACCGGAAGTACCCTTCCTTCTCTGCACCGCCACGGAAGGTCACCGGCTTATCAAGCTTGTCGCCTTTCTTGGCAAGCCCGATGTTGAAACCGGTTGCTGAAGTGGTGCCCTTTACGGTGAAGCTATGGGGGTTATGGAGCACACCCTGAACAGACTTAGGATCATCCGGGTCAGCATCCGTGTTCTCCACCTTGAACGGACGGGTGTTGACGACGATGCCGCTGAACGGCAAAAATTCGCAGAACGCGGCCGTGACTTCCGTGCCGCCATAGCCGTCCATAAACGCCTTGTCTTCAACGTCGGTCACGGCAACCACCGCGCCCTTCAAACCACCGTCTTTCCCGACTTCGATCTGTTTCAGAAACCGCTTGTCCCCATCCATCAAGCTCTTGTTGGGGTTCTTAGGGCAGAACTTGGGATTCGGGAACTTTGAAAAGAGAAACTCTTTTTGCTCCGCCTTACCGGCATACGTCACCTTTCCAGTGATCGTTCCACCCGCGTACGAGGTGAGAGGCGCCGCGACCAACGCGACGGCTGCTACACCAAACATAATTGTTAACGCACTCTTCATTGGACTGCCTCCTTGTGATTGACCAACATCCTAGTCCCTGACTTACCCGTTTCTCTCTCTTGCATCACACCAAAAAAGCACTGTCGAACATCCTCTTGTCGAAGACATGATCATGACGTGATGGAGACCGAGTATGTATATGAAATATTACAACCTCCTGTCAATCTCAAACAAGGGTCCCGCCAGAGCATATTTCTCCTAGCGACCTCCCTAGGAGTTCTGTACAATCGCGGCGACAATGGGAGGGATGCTCCATGGAACAAGAAGCCAGCGTCGATCAGAAAACTCCCTCTCCTAAAAAACTCTACAGCCCTCCAACCCTTGTAGAATATGGCGACGTTGCTAAATTGACTCAAGGCAGCCCGAGCGGAATGTTTCCGGATGGCATGCCGGGAATGTTCATGGGGATGGGGATGTGCCTTTAGCCGGGGGCTGACAGAAGCCACTTTCTATTCGTCATATCCAACTCTTTGATACTCGAAGGCTTCTCCTTTGTCACTTGTTGTCGATGAGCATCGCCATTATCTTCAGGACCATATACGCCTCGCAGCATTTCGTCAGGCGATTCGAGAATTGGTTGTACCGGGATCGGTTGTCGTTGATCTTGGATGTGGAACCGGAATTCTGGGCCTCTTAGCCTGCGAAGCTGGGGCCAAGCGTGTCTATTCGATCGAGGAGACCAGCCTCATCGAATTGGCTCGTGAGATCTGTCACGCCAACGGATTGACAGACCGGATTCGTTTCATTAAAGAGCTTTCGACCCATGTCGATTTGCCTGAGCCGGCCGACGTGATCCTCGCCGACCAAATTGGGCATTTTGGATTTGAAGCCGGCCTCTTTGACTATTTCAGTGACGCCCGCCGTCGGTTTCTCAAGCCGAACGGCGCAATGATTCCCGGGCGCATCACGTTCTGTCTCGCTCCCGTAGAACATGAAGCCCTGTGGCAGCAAGTCGAATTCTGGAACCAGTCTCACATGGGATTTGATGTCAGCCCGGCTTGTTCCATCGCCGCCAACACGGGCTATCCGGTCAAATTGATGCCTGAACAGCTCTTGGGGCAATCGGTGGAACCGCTCTCAATAGACCCCAGTGTCGGTGGTTCCCAACCACTTCAGTTCCAATGCAGGCTCTCGATCAGCAAACCCGGGACCCTGCACGGCCTGGGCTGTTGGTTCGTGGCTCACCTGTCTCCCTCTGTCACCATAACCAATTCACCACTGAGCGAACACCGCATCGATCGGCGCAACGTCTTCTTTCCGATCGACCGGCCGATTCCTGTCCAAACTGGAGATTCAATGACCGTTACCATGCACATTCTTCCCGTTCAAAGTGCGGTCACGTGGACGATTGAAATCCATAAGAATAAAGCATCGGCACCAGAACCTATGCGCTTTACTCATAGTACGCTCAAAGGCATGCTCATCTCACGGGAAGACTTGCAGCGTACTCACCCAGCCTTCGTCCCGACCCTCAGTCCACGGGGCGCCGCACGTCTCACTGTGCTGACGCTCTGCGACGGACAGCGACCATTAGCGCAGATCGAGCAGGAAGTGCTCCGTCGCCACCCTAACCTGTTCGCTTCGCTACCCAGCGCAGCCACGTTTGTTGCCGAAGTGGTCACCAGGTACTCCACATGACCGTTGAGGCGCTTCTGCGGAACTCCTGCGTGCGGTATCGCGCGTACGGCCATATTCTGAATTGTAGTTCGCCGCTGCATGAACTGGTGCAATCCGCGACTCCAGCTGCCTCAGAACCGGCTGACCTACACATCGTGTTTTGCTCATCTGATGAACACATTCCTACGCCCACATCCTGGTACTTGACCGTGTCGCTCGCAGACGGCACACCCTGGTTGCGCTGTGCCAAGATCGCCGCAGGCTATCTCTTGCACTTTCCCGATCTGGCCGGTTTCGTGTTTTCTCCATCGGACAGTTCCATCCGCTGCATCCCGCATCGGCACACACCTGCTCACACCGTGAACCATTTGTTCCTGGACCAAGTGCTCCCCCTCGTGCTGAACTATCGAGGGAAGGAGGTGTTGCATGGAGCCGCGGTCGCCACACCCTATGGTACCTGTGCGTTCCTCGGTCCGACCGGAAGCGGGAAATCCACCTTGGCGGCGAGTTTTCTCTCCGCGGGATATTCCGTATTAGCCGATGATTGTGTCGTCCTCGAAAGATACGGCGAAGACATCGTTACGATCCCCACCTACCCTGGGCTCAGACTTTGGGATGATGCAATCGCCGCGCTCTACGGCACAACGGGAGCTTCTGCGCCGGTGGCGCACTATACTCCGAAACAGCGTTTCACCGCTGCGGCCTCCGCCACATCCATATGCCCTCCCGCCATTTCGTTAGCCGGGATCTACGTGATCGAAACCAGCAGCCCG includes:
- a CDS encoding DUF3047 domain-containing protein, giving the protein MWQPSAFAQGQPLVLEDFQTKEEDGFPSQWDHENQRSQSKGREAYKVRSEYGTNFLSAKDAGQRIKKKKIDWDPKAYPILTWRWRLIKATTGTEPLAAVYASLDTDLLFIPVFTKYVWSESKPEGTLTEGGMFSGSEIVVQTGTKEIGQWFEERVNVYEDFKRIHKHEPAEKAWGISIIATPGVEIDFGPLIAVPAK
- a CDS encoding cytochrome ubiquinol oxidase subunit I, with translation MGQGFRLKRFSISGAICIAMVAIVIGCVWNGPEPSFAESSTDVYFGTEGTPQGPAAPAPHETAYPRIGSLDSRLLVWFVTQQHTYFGGFVLALPLFCALLEFLGLTTKKPALALRYDGLARDLAKVAVLALSVTALIGSTMLTMFITLYPSFMTYMGGTFKGFMPAYAAVFLGETLLLIVYYYGWNRMTDRGMKWIHAAIGILTNIVGTALLTLVNSWSAFMMSPAGVDAQGRFLGNTWHLLHSALWNPLNVHRFLADIMSGGAVVLAYACYRFFTSKTDEERAYFDWVGYVFLFVTVCALMPMPIAGYWLMKSVFMFRQTMGVTMMGGLLTWLFVVQALLIGVLFLGINYYLWQSMARIKGGERYQPYYQLLLSLLMLALFIWLTPHTLLMSASEMKAMGGAQHPVVGNYGVMSAKNGAVNIMILVTALSFLYYRRANRTMTISWVRTGNALIAILYVVGALNIIWLSVYGFYLPAKVRVGLSGPQALTTLTVVLVGVVINRLMLKGAVVHGPIQWGKIPLRGMVGLFGLAASFSWVMGLMGYIRSSGRLSWHVSEVMADVSPWAFTPDLQFATKMVTLNMVVFWAAVLALFWMCERGQQPVMGEEFHDKRTPLLTPIPSQET
- a CDS encoding PCP reductase family protein, whose amino-acid sequence is MLTCGCGRWMHAEGIEERAGETGASQWFIRSECKGCGLKIGIDVPEGQTQGLVDRLMWTDEALHRLDRMPPYIATLVEKDVEQDVRQRGSSVVTYDALLRPTIGERIEWDLETERRLERVPAPVRAMARIELERTAADRGMSQITVSLMEEVKAKYFGMGSSK
- a CDS encoding DUF420 domain-containing protein, yielding MDWLREPGFFGTHATTGADLSQLMATLFTSLFILGWFQARKRNADAHHWLMFGGMISMLSFFIAYYLFRQLGVLAVEGKEGFGGSQSLYDYVFIPVLTLHIILVIIGLIMAVYMIVLGFRSQQFLSGARSLREARLLTTWKKIGLIFSGIAVVVLGLFFSRVATAGFSMRKLEVYLAFLMVVAFVFAIEMTIQRIWPNGARRHRALGRFTMVIYCVLFVTGSFTYTMLYILYPGKIG
- a CDS encoding methyltransferase, with product MSRELSLAEVFQLGYYWETKILLTAVKLDLFSTIDDKPRTAKDVASRLQADEPTLCLLLNALVAMKLLSKEGDLYGNSSTALKHLVRHSDQYVGHLLLLHDAEWNNWGQLEDTIRTGRRAVDRHVFETDPELGSNVLAVLNRIGQQSGPDLAKRLNLVGNERLLDLGGGAGTNAIAFCQVYSELRATVFDLPVTLKVTEKTVKEAGLESRITLHPGDFNRDQFGGPYDVVLMSDILHYQTFQMNQDLVKKAFASLAPEGRLIIKDRFLDQTGTGPAWTTAFAVHILVNTQSGGCYRISDAVQWLTKAGFGSVVELEKTAVVQGVKT